CACACGGACACACTTGGCGCGAGCTCTGTCAGCTTGGCGATAGATGCCTTGCGGCCTTCTTCGGTCGAGAGAAACTCGTAAACCTTGTCACGAGGGGTCCCCAATGCCAATGCTGCGGCTTCGATCATGCCCACCGGCTGGTTCCAGAGAGCCCGCTTGCCCGGGAATTTCTTGACGTCGAAGAAGTCAGCCATCGATTTCGGGCCGTTGTCGCCGTAAGTTTTCTTGTTCCAGGCGATGAGTGTCGAGTAATTGCTGTTGGCCACGAAGTTGTCTGTGACAGAGCCCGGGGGGAAGTCAGCTTTGTTGACGACGTCAGGATCCAGCTTCTCAAGGACACCAGCGGCCTTTGCCTGCGGTTCGTCAGCAATACCAATCTGGATTATATCCCAGGTCACGGAACCAGATTCGACCTGTGCGCGGGCCTCAGCCCAATTCTGAAAAGTGTCTTGGGTGTAAGTAATATTTAGAGCTTTGGCCGCAGGCGCCCAAAGCGCCTTGTCCTGCGCTTCCTGCCATCCGCCACCCGATGACGCAATCACAACGTCAGCTGCGAAAGCGGCTGAATACGTGCCGAGAGCCAGGATGGTCGACACGGCGGCTGCGACTTGGATCAATCTTGTCTTTCTCATTTTCATTCCCCTTTGTTCATAAAGGCGCCATTCGTTTTGAGTACACTGCACACCGGGCGTCGATCGGAGAACAGCCGTCTAGACCACCAGAGCAGACGTGCTTATGCAGCTCGGCCGACGGCAGTTTTCGATTTCGCTTCAAGCTGAAATTGCGTAATCAAAGTGGTAAGGGTGTCGGCCTCTGCAGCCAGCTCAAGGCTCGCAGCTGTCACTTCCTCCACCATCGCAGCGTTCTGCTGGGCAATGTGATCAATATGGTTGATCGTTGCATTGACTTCCTGCAGCGCACCAGACTGGTCGTGGCTTGCGCGTGCAATCATTTCGACATGCTGACTGATAATGGCGATCTGCGCGCTGATCTTCGCCAAAACCGTGCCGGTTTCCTGGACCGACTGCGAACCAGAGCCGACTTCACTCGTTGATCTGTTGATCAGATCCTTGATTTCTTGAGCAGCAGCAGCCGAGCGCTGCGCCAATTCACGGACTTCCATAGCGACGACCGCGAAGCCCTTGCCGGCTTCACCGGCACGGGCGGCTTCGATACCGGCGTTGAGCGCCAGCAAGTTGGTCTGGAAGGCGATCTCATCAATGACGCCGATAATCTGCTCGATGTGACGCGATGCGCTCTCGATGCGCTCCATTGCATCTATAGCGTTCCTGACAACGCCCGCCGAAAGGTCAGCGCTTTGCTTTGCCTCCTGAACGATCTGTTCAACATCCCTGACGCGTTCGGCTGAGGAACGGACGGTGGCTGTAATCTTGTCCACTGCCGCTGCAGTTTCTTCAAGCGAAGCTGCCTGCTGTTCAGTACGCTTGGCAAGATCTGCGGCCGATTGGGCGCCAACGGCAGAGATGCTGATAACAAAAGGGAATACGAAAAGAAGTACTTTTGCGCGGATGCTGTAACGTGACAACAATTTGTCCACTGCAGAGCAGGAAAGTGGTGCCCGTCTCGCTATAAACCCGGATATAGCGCCCGTAACCGATCTCAAACTTCTCATTCCCATCCCCTCCCTGAAAGCGAGCATCACGCTCCGCCCATATCCTGACCGAACTTTTCTCTTTGGCGGATAGCGGCCCCGGTACCCGTAGGGTCCGGGTTACCCTTCGCCGCTCAACTGAGTCTTCACTGGGTAGGCACCTGACTGATCCGGATCAGGCTTCGGTCCGCCGTAAGTGAGCGCGCATGCGCCACCTGCATCCACCCTTGCCGGACCAGCCAGGATTAGTCTGAAAAAGGCATCTCCGAAAACACCCATGGCAAGCTTCCTGTCTCGGCATTCTCACAGCCTGTCGGTTCTGGCGCGCTTGCCTTTACCGTCGTTGCAGCCACCACCGCCTTCAGACGAAGCGGTCGGTAATTGTCGATGAGATCGGGCATTTCCTTGCCCGCGTCTTTGCAAGCTTTTGTCACTCCATCTCCTGGCTGATTTCGTTGCTTCAGCTTCATCTGCTGCGGAATGTCCCGCTCAGTTTCTCTCCGGCTGCCGCCGGCGAATTCCGGCGGCAGCCAAGTTGCCTTGGGAGGCACGAACGAAGAAAGGATCAATCACCGTCTGTCGACGGCTGTGCGAGAATGGCAATCGCGCCCGGCGTCCCGGCTGCCTTTCGACGTCGCAGCGTGAATGCCATGCCAATCATGATCACCGTGCAGGTCACGCCGAGCAGCAGTGCGGAAACAGCCGCTGATTCAGGGCTGGTATTGAAGCGAATGCCTTCCCAGAGCTTTCGTGGCAGTGTCTTGACGGAAAGGTCACTCAGGAAGATCGATGCGACCGATTCATCGAATGACAGCAGCATTGCTAGAAGACCGCCGATGGCGAGGCCGGGAAGCAACAAGGGGAAGACAACGGTGCGAAAGACGCGCCATGGATTTGCACCAAGGCTTGCCGCCGCGAGTGACAGCGCCGGATCGATTGAGCTGTAGGTTGCTGAGGCGACCAGATAAACAACCGGGAAAATCAGCACGGTATGCGCAAGGATGATACCCATCTCAGTATCTACCAACCCCACTCGCGCGAAGGTCAAATACGCCCCCAGCGCGAAGACAACGGCCGGTACACTAAGCGGCGACTGCACAAGTGCCTCCAGAGCGCCTTGAAACCAAAAGCGGCGCCCACCAAAGCCCAGCACGGCAAGGATTGCGAGAAGAAGGCTGAGGATGCAGGTGGCAATCCCGATCCGGAGACTGGTCAGAGCTGCGCCCATCCATTCGGAGCTGCCGAGGATCGTTTCGAACCAGCGTAGCGAAAAGCCGGGAGGCGGGAAAATGAGGACATCCGCCGAACTGAAACTGACAGGGAAGAGAATGAGCAGTGGAAGCAAGATGTACGACGATATCAACACTAGGTATATCGCTGGCACAACCGCGCTTCCCGCTCTCCACAATGATGACAGTCCGGGATTTGCTTTCGGCAACGCTACCGATCGGCGAAGCAGAGAGGTGTCCGGCTTTTCCTCTGAATGTCCCTGAGAGGTAATAGAAAGTGGGGCAGGGCGCTGCCAACGCGACAGGAAGCGGGCGACCATCGTCAGTGCTGTGACCACGATCGTCGCAACGATGGCAAGCGTTATGCCAAGGGCCGCGGCCATGGCCCAATCCGCACCCGTCTCGATCTCCGATTGGATAACCTGTGCAAGCATTTGCTGCCTTTGGTTACCCAAAAGTGCCGGCGCTATGAAGCTCGCGATCGTGAAAAGGAAGGTGATGATGACGCCCGATTGAATGCCACGGATCGACAGCGGAACAACCACTCCCAGCCAGGCGCGTAGCGGGTTAGCGCCAAGTGTATTTGCTGCGAGCAGAATACGTCCGTCGATACGTCGTAGGACTGTGACGAGCGAGAAAACCATCATTGGAATGGAGGAATGCACGAGCGCCAGCACAACAGCAGGCTCGCTGAACAACAATGGGAGCGGCTCTGAGATGAGGCCAAGACTGAGCAGTGTTCCGTTGACAAGGCCGCGCTGGCCGAGGATCGCGATCCAGGCGAACGTGCGCACCAGAACACTCGTCAGAAAAGGAACAAGCACCAACAATCCGAGAAGGAGCGCCTTTATACCGGTTGCCCGGCTGAGGAACCATGCAAGCGGATACGAGATCACCAGTGTTATTGCGGTCGCTTCAAGGCTTATGCGTACGGTCGTCCAGGTAATTTTAAGATAGACTGAGCCTGCGAATATGCGCATGAAGCGCGCCACAGCGTCGCCGCCAAAGGCTTGTGGCACTATTGCGAGCAGTGGAATGAAGAAGGCGAGGAGCAAGAGCACAAAAACGGGCACCAGCAGTAAAGTTTGACCCCGGTTCGCAAGTAAATTCTGTTTCATTGTGTTACTCCTCGCCGCCTGAACTTATTGCATGATGTACGTGGCCCACTCGGCCTTCACCGAGTCGTAGTTGTCGTTCCACCACTTCGAGTTGAGAACGGCGCTTACTTTGGCGTTAGCCGGGTAGCTTGGCAGATCCTTGGCAACAGCCGGGTCAAGGAGTCTCAGCGCATCGACGTTGGTCGGGCCGTATGCGATCACGCGCGTGAGTTCGGCCTGTTGTTCGGCTTGAGCGGCGAAATTGATGAACTTCATCGCTTCACCTGCATTCCGGGCACCCTTGGGTACTGCCCAGTATTCGGTATCGGCAAGGGCGCCTTCCCAGGTATAACCCCAATTTGCCCCTGCCTTGATGGCGTTCTTGATACGCCCTGTGCCAGCGTAAACCATGTCGGCCTCACCCTGCTGCATGAGAGCCTGGATGTCGGATGCGCCCTTGTAACCGATGACCTGATCTTTCACCCGGTCAATGACTTTCAAGGCGCGTTGCACGTCGAGAGGATAGAGATCGGCCGGCTTCACGCCGTCTCCCATCAGCGCAAATTCAAGAGAGTAGGTTGCATCAGACGGGAGGACACGCCGGGCCTTTACGCTCGGGTCAAAAAATTGAGCCGGAGTGACTTCGTTCGGAAACTTGTCCTTGTTCCATGCGAGGTTGGTCCCGAAAACCATGTAGCCAACGCCGTATTTGGTGCGGAAATTTTCCGGAATGTTATCGGCCTTTACGACCGAGTAATCGATCGGCTCAAGCAGGCCGTCCTTCACCTCACTCGCGAAGGCAGGGCTCTCGGCGGAGATCACGTCCCAGGTGACATTGCCGCTCTCTACCATGGCTTTGACCTTGGCATATCCGGTACCAGTGGTACCGGTTACCTTGACCCCACTCGCCTTGGCATACGGGTCGAAATAGGCCTTTGTCTGCGCTTCCTGAAAGGAACCTCCGTAAGAGGAGATAACGAGGTCGGCGGCAGATGCGGCGCCCGAAAGCATGATGACACCGGTGGCAGCAAGCAAAGTGGTCGAGATGCGCTTGAAGAATGTGGTCGAATTCATCGTTTTTCTCCTCTGGATGTCATGGGTTTTCCCACTTCAAAATTCCGCTTCAGGGTCATCCTTCTGTCGGAAGAATTGCGACGGACGCCGGCGGCCACTGCGCGATGACGGCCGCACCAGGAGTAAGGCTCCCGGCAAGATCATCTCCACGCATGACGTTGGCGAGCAGGGACTGCCCGTCGGATAGTTGCAAGGCGACACGCCAGCCAGCACCGAGGTAGGTCACATCCCGGATCGTGGCGGAAACGCCGAATGAGCTTTCTGTTGAAGGTTTCAATGGCGAGAGGATCGTCACGTTCTCGGGTCTGACGACGATATCGAACGGTCCGTCTGCCGGGGACGGCAGCGCCTGACGTGCACCGCCGATCTCATAACCCTTGCCTCCGTCCGTGCCACTTACCCGAAGGATCGAACATTCCCCGATGAAGCGTGCCACAAAGTGGTTGGACGGATGAGCGTAGATTGTCTCCGGGTCGGCGACCTGAAGCAGCTTTCCACCGGACATAATGCCGATCCGGTCAGCCATGGCCATCGCTTCCGATTGGTCATGGGTGACGTAGATAACCGTGATGCCAAGCTCATGCTGAATTCGCTTCAGTTCCTGCTGCATCTGGTCACGGAGCCGCCGGTCGAGGGCGCCAAGGGGTTCATCCATAAGGAGAATGGAAGGACTGAAAACCAGAGCTCGCGCGAGTGCAACACGTTGTTGCTGCCCCCCAGACATTTGTATTGGATATGACGCTCCGCGGTCGGTCAGATTAACCAGGCTGAGAGCGGCCTTAACCCTCTCTTCTCGTTCGCTGCGCCCAACACCGCGCATTCTAAGGGGGTACGCGACATTTTCAGCCGCGGTCAAATGCGGAAAAAGTGCATAGTTCTGGAAGACTACACCGATCTGCCGCCGATGTGGCGGCACGTCTGAAACAGGTGTACCCGACATCAGAACACGGCCCTCCGTCGTCCTTTCGAACCCCGCCAGCAGCATAAGGAGGGTTGTCTTCCCGGAACCGCTCGATCCGAGCAGGGCAAAGAATTCTCCCTGCGCGATATCCAGGCTGACCTTATCAACGGCAGTGACAGGACCATAGCGGCGCGTCACAGCCTGAAACGAGACGGCGGGTAGCGGCTGGTCGTTCATCACACGTCCCTACCAAGCTCGAATGGTGTCAGGACCTCATAACCACTGTCGGTGACAAGCACGGTGTCACCGAAACGGGCACCACCGATACCATCGACGTAGATCCCAGGTTCGACGCTGAGGACCATACCGGCTTGGAGTTGAACGGCGGAGTTCGCCTTGAGTTCAATGCCGTCCCAGTCGGAATATCCAATTCCCCGGCCCGTTCGATGCAAAAACGGGCTGTCCCAACCGCCCTGTTCAATAACGTCGACGGCGGCTGCATGGACCTCGCCAGCAGTGACGCCGGGTCGGATTTTCGCCAAAGCAGCTTCCTGAGCTCGACGAGCGAAATCGACTACCTTGCGAAGCTCAGCAGAGAGCGGCTTCGAACCGACGGCGATAGGTCGGTCGAAACAAACTCCGTAGCCTGCGAAGACTTGGCCACAAAGGCAGATCTGCACATTCTCGCCGTCATTCATGATCCGACCACCACCAGAGCAGTGGCAACGAGCAGTGCGTTCAGGACCACTTCCGACCATGTTCATCTGGTGCGGCCAGAATCTGGGCTGTTCCGCGTCGTTACCCAGAAACTCAGCGCTCCGCTTGATAGCAGCCGTAAGCGAGGCAAGCGTAACCTGCCATTCTGCGGCGCCAGGTGTGATGGCTTGACGAGCGGCGGCGTACTGATGCCCGACAATATCTGTCGCCCGACGAATACCATCGATGACGACAGCATTCTTGAGAGCAAGCTGATCACGCAAAAAGGATGTTGCATCCTTTATGCGTTCGGAGCCAAGAACCTGTCTCACCAGTTCGATGTTGGAAGCCCAGGTTGAGTTGAAGTCGACGCCGATCGCCTGAGCATGAGGTGCGATCTCGCCGATGTACTTCGCGAGAGCGTCCTGATGGGACATCGGCGCAGGTATCGGTTCTTCCCATTCGACCCATTCAGCTTCGACAGGTGTCGTGCATCTCGCTCTGATCTCCTTGGCTTCGCTGCGAGGGGAAACGAACGCCGGCTGTCCTTGCTGTTCAAACACCAGCCAGATCGGCCTGCCGATCGGAAGACCGTTCAGGCCGGTGAAGAAGCGCAGGTAATCGAAGCCGGAGATGGCAAGAATATCAATGGCGGCATGCTTCATCGCCGCCTGGGTGCGCTCAATGCGATTGCGATACTCCGCGTCGGATGGAAATTTCAGTTCTGACGTCTCAGGGTTTTGATACATTGCATTCCCCAACTTGTTATTTTGATACTCGCAAGCCTTAAATCGACTTGACGTTAAGCCGGTATCTCTCGTGTGATGGTGCGTGCGTGGCCGAATGCGCCACGTGTACCGCAGATGTGCGCCGCATATTGCGCTCCGTCGCTGGCGGCGTCCTTAAGCGATGCTCCAGTCAGCACGCGGCACACGAGCCGGCTGAGAAACGCGTCTCCAGCCCCAAGCGTGTCAACTGCATCGACCGGAACCGCAGGCGCAAAGAGCACATTGCCCTTGTGGCAAACCGTAGCGCCCCGAGCCCCTTGCGTTACAGTCACGAGCTCGACGCCTGCCGAAAGGGCCGTGTCCAGAACGTGTTTCACTTCATCATCGCTGGCATTCGATCTGGAGAACGCCGCCACCTTGACGTAGGGCAAGACGTCTGCGGCATAATCCAGACTGCGATCGGAGAAGTCGAAGGAGATCGCAACGCGCTCCCTGATCTCAGGGAGCTGACTATCAAGCTGGCTCGTTTCCCCGGTGTGAGCAAGGTCGAAGCCGGCCAGATATTCGAGATCGGCACTGTCGAGTTTGAACATCGAAACGCCTTTCTCGCACAGACCCCAGACGCGATTGTTGCCGTCGTCATCCATGTGCACCGTTGCGAAAGCGTTCGGCCCCTCCTTGACTCGCAGACGTGTGAGTTCAACACCCTCCGCCTGCAAGCTGGATCGAATGAGATCGCCATCGGAATCGGTGCCAATGACACCGAGATAAGCGGCACTTAGTCCACTGCGCTGGGCGTGGACGGCAAAGTTTACCGCGTTGCCGCCCGGGAACATGAGCTTCTGATTGAAATACCGGTCGACAACATTGTCACCCACGCCACAAACACGCATTTGACGACCTCAGTAAGTTGTTTTGAACATGTATCGGCGATCGTTTAGGTCGTGACCTGTGACGGCTTGATAGTGCTCGGCCAGTCGCCTCGACAATGTCGAAAGGAGAAGAGGCGTAATTTCCCCGCGCACCGACGCTGGAACGCCTGGAAGGCTATAGTCCTTCGAGTCCACGACACGGCAGCGCTGGGTGTTCTTGGTAAGAAATGTCTCGACCCGATCGATTATGGCGCGGGTATCGTCCTCGCCCTTGAACAGGAGGACAGGGGTATCAGGCTGAACGACTTCAAAAGCACCATGCAGGAACTCGTTGGCGTTGAACCACGAGGCGTGCTTCCACTGCATTTCCATGAGGTAGCACATGGCGAAGCCATAGCCGGCGCCCTGATTGGGACCAGCGGAGAGCACATAGGTGAGGGGTTCGGAACCGAAGGCGACCGCCGTTTCGTGAAGATTAGCCTCAGCTTCTTCGATCGCCTTTTCAAAAGCAGCAGGAACGGCCGCATAAGCCTGTTCGATTGCCGCATAGTCGAGTTCGGCGCCGGTTTCTCGAAGGAGGGCCGTCACCACCATGCCGACGAGCAATTGCTTCGGCGCCAGAATGGTCCGGTCGCTATTGTAGGTAAACACGTCATCGCACTCGGCAGCGAGCGGTGTCGTCTCATTCTTGGTAAATCCGATGACACGGGCGCCGACTGAACGGCAATGGCGAGCTGCCTCGATCGTTTCTTTCGTCGTACCATTATGTGAGGCGACGAGAACGACGGAATCTGCGGAGAGCAGTGCCGGCGAACGGCGGTTGAACTCTTCACTGTTGAAGTGGAAGGTCGGGATTTTCGCGCTGCGATCGCACCTGTAGGCAGCCGCCGAGAAGTCATTGTACGAACCGCCGCAGCCGATCAGGAAAATATTTCGCGCGCCCTTTGCAGCCGCTTTGACAACCTCTGCGATCCTTTCTCGCTGGGTCAGGGCCGCTTCGATGGTGCTGCGGAATTCGGGATCGGGAGAGACGAGATTTGGGTAGTTGGTCATCATGCTTCGCTTTCTGAGTTGAGACTGTGAGCGCGCTCTCATGTGACACCGGTCTCACAATTTTGGGCGTGCTGTCAAGTGTTTTGTTAGATACTCATTCTCTGCTATTGACGATGGGACGAGCGAAAATGCGGACAATCAAATGAAGACAAGTGAACGCGCGAACTCTCAGCCGACAGTGAGCGACGTTGCGCGCGCAGCCGGGGTTTCGCGCGCAACGGCAGCGCGGGTGCTGGGCGGATATGGGTACGCCGGATCGGAGGCGCGCGAACTGGTTCTCGATGCGGCCAAACGGCTGGCTTATCAACCGAACCAACTCGCTCGAAGTATGGCGACCGGCCGCACCAAGACCATCGGTGTGGTGGTTGCCGATATCGAGAACCTGTATTTTGCAAGGGCTATCCGGGCGATTACGGATACTGCGAACGCGAACGGTTTCGATGTCGTTTTGGCAAACACCGACGAAAATGTTGAGCTCGAGCGCTCCGCAGTCCGGGTCATGCTGGCCAAACGAGTTGATGGATTGATTGTCTCACCAGCGTCAAGCGTCGACGTCGATCATCTCGTTGAAGCGCGTAACTTGGGTTGCCCGTTCGTACTTCTCGACAGGCGTGTGCCTGTTCTAAAGGCGGATACGGTTGCGATCGATAACTTTCCGGCGGCTCGTGAGGCGGTAGGGACGTTCGTCAGGTCAGGCCACAAGCGCATCGCGTTGGTCTCAAATTCAAGATTTGAAGGTGGTCAGAAGTATCTGACGTCACCCGTTCGCGAGCGCTTGGAGGGCTACAAGGCTGCGCTTCACGACGCGGGAATCCAGAACGACCCAAAGCTTGCCCTCTTCGGCGGCGGCAATAATGAACAGCTTGCGCAAAAGCTGCGCAAGCTTTGCCAAAGCGATGAGCGCCCAACCGCATTCCTGGCGGTGACAAGCGCGGTAGCCTTGGTGATCCTTGGTGTTTTAAGAGACGTTGGCCTGAGCGTTCCCGATGACGTGTCTCTGATATGCTTTGAGAATGCGGATTGGACGGTTGCCGTTACTCCTCCCCTGACCGTCATCGCGCAACCGATAAAAGAACTGGCATCAGCGGTGACCGAACGACTCATTGCTCGGCTTCAGGGCGATCTAAAGAGCCAGGCCAAAGAGACCCTGCTTTCGGCGACGCTGATTAGCCGTGGCTCGGTTAGCATCCCGCAGCTTTTCGAAAGCAGGGGACGCGACACGGGTAATACGCCGCCGTCCACCTCCTGATCCTTGCACAATTGATTGCTCGCAAGCCGACGCTTGAACACTCTTGACAACAAGGTGAGAGCGGTCCCATATGAGAGCGGTATCAGTTTGCGATCACATCGCGTTCAATGATCCGAAGTTCAACTCTCCCGCCTGCGCTTACCCAGAACGGGAATATCAATCCGAAGGTGATTAAATGAAACTGCAAGGCAAAACCGCCGTCGTCACAGGCGCTGGCCGCGGCATTGGGCGTGCGACCGCCCTGGAGCTGGCCAAGGAAGGCTGCAATGTCGTCCTGGCTGCGATCGAACTCAACGAAGTCGAGGCAGTAGCTGCCGAGATCCGCGCAATCGGCCCCGAGGCACTGGCCGTGCGGACCGATGTGCAGCATAAATCCGAGGTAGATGCCTTGGCGAAAGCGGCGTTCGACCGGTTCGGCGCAGTCGATATTCTCGTGAACAACGCCGGCGTGGCGATCCATAACACCATCCCGAACATCAAGGAAGCTGATTGGGACTGGATGATGGCCATCAACCTCAAGGGCACGTTCCTATGCACACAAGCATTCTTCCAGCACATGTGCGATCGGCGTCATGGCCATATTATTAACGTCGTTTCGCGTGCTGGTAAGGTCGCCTCCGCCAAGTTCGGCGCTTACGCTGCTTCGAAATTTGGAATGCTTGGATTCACCCAGACCACGGACCAGGAAGGTATTGAGTTCGGCGTTAAGGCAACGGCGGTTTGCCCAGGTGCCGTTGATACCCAGCAGCGCTCCGATAATCACATCGATGACCGTTCGCAACTGCTCCAGCCCGAGGACGTTGCAGAGTACATTGCGTTCATCGTCACCAGGCACGACCGCGTCTACATCGGTGAAGTGTCACCGATCGCACAGCAACTAAAACCACTTCCGGGCAGCGGCTGGCTCAAGCCAGGCATTTAAATATTCTGGCGTCGTAGGGTAATCAGATGTCCGTTCATACCACCATTCAAGCTGTGACAGGCCGCATAGCGGCACGAAGCGCGCAATCGCGTCAAAATTATCTTGAGCTTATCGAGGCGCAGAGAAAGGGTGGCGTACATCGTTCCGCGCTGTCTTGTGGCAACCTGGCTCACGGCTTCGCCGCATGCTCGTCGTCCGAAAAGGCGATGCTGAGCGGATCGGAAGCACTGAATCTTGGCATTGTCACCTCCTATAATGACATGTTGAGCGCCCATCAGCCCTACGGCACCTATCCGGACATCATCAAGGCTGCAGCCCACGCGGTGGGCGCGACTGCGCAGATCGCTGGTGGTGTGCCGGCAATGTGTGACGGGGTCACGCAGGGGCAGCCTGGAATGGACTTATCGTTATTTAGCCGTGACGTGATCGCGATGTCCACCGCGATCGCGCTCAGCCATAATATGTTCGATGCTGCGGTATACCTTGGGGTCTGCGACAAGATCGTTCCAGGGCTTCTTATCGGAGCGCTGTCCTTCGGCCATCTTCCTGCGGTCTTTGTACCGGCAGGCCCCATGACATCGGGCCTCTCGAATGATGAGAAAGCGCGCATTCGCCAGCTTTCATCGGAGGGTAAGATCGACCGCGCGCGGTTGCTCGACGCCGAGGCGAAGTCTTATCATTCGCCTGGCACATGCACCTTCTACGGCACTGCGAACTCCAACCAGATGCTCATGGAAATCATGGGGCTTCATATCCCGGGTTCGAGCTTCGTCAACGCGAACACATCCTTGCGCGAAGCCCTCACCCGTGAGGCAACTCGTCGTGCGCTTTCGCTGACAGCCGGAGGAAAAAACTATACACCGATCGGTCACATCATCGATGAGAGGTCGATTGTAAACGGTATTGTGGGATTACTTTCGACCGGCGGCTCCACAAATCAT
This genomic window from Agrobacterium tumefaciens contains:
- a CDS encoding ABC transporter substrate-binding protein — encoded protein: MRKTRLIQVAAAVSTILALGTYSAAFAADVVIASSGGGWQEAQDKALWAPAAKALNITYTQDTFQNWAEARAQVESGSVTWDIIQIGIADEPQAKAAGVLEKLDPDVVNKADFPPGSVTDNFVANSNYSTLIAWNKKTYGDNGPKSMADFFDVKKFPGKRALWNQPVGMIEAAALALGTPRDKVYEFLSTEEGRKASIAKLTELAPSVSVWWESGAQAAQLIKDGEVDMIITWGGRVQGAINDGASFAYTFNDAQLGTDGYAVVKGAPHRDAAMRFLKEMSKAEYQKDLPNSFATAPANMKAYDLAKYTPEKMATMASAPENVAVQYSVDPNFWAKYAKWASEAYDNVRSR
- a CDS encoding ABC transporter permease subunit, with translation MKQNLLANRGQTLLLVPVFVLLLLAFFIPLLAIVPQAFGGDAVARFMRIFAGSVYLKITWTTVRISLEATAITLVISYPLAWFLSRATGIKALLLGLLVLVPFLTSVLVRTFAWIAILGQRGLVNGTLLSLGLISEPLPLLFSEPAVVLALVHSSIPMMVFSLVTVLRRIDGRILLAANTLGANPLRAWLGVVVPLSIRGIQSGVIITFLFTIASFIAPALLGNQRQQMLAQVIQSEIETGADWAMAAALGITLAIVATIVVTALTMVARFLSRWQRPAPLSITSQGHSEEKPDTSLLRRSVALPKANPGLSSLWRAGSAVVPAIYLVLISSYILLPLLILFPVSFSSADVLIFPPPGFSLRWFETILGSSEWMGAALTSLRIGIATCILSLLLAILAVLGFGGRRFWFQGALEALVQSPLSVPAVVFALGAYLTFARVGLVDTEMGIILAHTVLIFPVVYLVASATYSSIDPALSLAAASLGANPWRVFRTVVFPLLLPGLAIGGLLAMLLSFDESVASIFLSDLSVKTLPRKLWEGIRFNTSPESAAVSALLLGVTCTVIMIGMAFTLRRRKAAGTPGAIAILAQPSTDGD
- a CDS encoding ABC transporter substrate-binding protein — protein: MNSTTFFKRISTTLLAATGVIMLSGAASAADLVISSYGGSFQEAQTKAYFDPYAKASGVKVTGTTGTGYAKVKAMVESGNVTWDVISAESPAFASEVKDGLLEPIDYSVVKADNIPENFRTKYGVGYMVFGTNLAWNKDKFPNEVTPAQFFDPSVKARRVLPSDATYSLEFALMGDGVKPADLYPLDVQRALKVIDRVKDQVIGYKGASDIQALMQQGEADMVYAGTGRIKNAIKAGANWGYTWEGALADTEYWAVPKGARNAGEAMKFINFAAQAEQQAELTRVIAYGPTNVDALRLLDPAVAKDLPSYPANAKVSAVLNSKWWNDNYDSVKAEWATYIMQ
- the potA gene encoding polyamine ABC transporter ATP-binding protein, coding for MNDQPLPAVSFQAVTRRYGPVTAVDKVSLDIAQGEFFALLGSSGSGKTTLLMLLAGFERTTEGRVLMSGTPVSDVPPHRRQIGVVFQNYALFPHLTAAENVAYPLRMRGVGRSEREERVKAALSLVNLTDRGASYPIQMSGGQQQRVALARALVFSPSILLMDEPLGALDRRLRDQMQQELKRIQHELGITVIYVTHDQSEAMAMADRIGIMSGGKLLQVADPETIYAHPSNHFVARFIGECSILRVSGTDGGKGYEIGGARQALPSPADGPFDIVVRPENVTILSPLKPSTESSFGVSATIRDVTYLGAGWRVALQLSDGQSLLANVMRGDDLAGSLTPGAAVIAQWPPASVAILPTEG
- a CDS encoding aminopeptidase P family protein, which produces MYQNPETSELKFPSDAEYRNRIERTQAAMKHAAIDILAISGFDYLRFFTGLNGLPIGRPIWLVFEQQGQPAFVSPRSEAKEIRARCTTPVEAEWVEWEEPIPAPMSHQDALAKYIGEIAPHAQAIGVDFNSTWASNIELVRQVLGSERIKDATSFLRDQLALKNAVVIDGIRRATDIVGHQYAAARQAITPGAAEWQVTLASLTAAIKRSAEFLGNDAEQPRFWPHQMNMVGSGPERTARCHCSGGGRIMNDGENVQICLCGQVFAGYGVCFDRPIAVGSKPLSAELRKVVDFARRAQEAALAKIRPGVTAGEVHAAAVDVIEQGGWDSPFLHRTGRGIGYSDWDGIELKANSAVQLQAGMVLSVEPGIYVDGIGGARFGDTVLVTDSGYEVLTPFELGRDV
- a CDS encoding carbohydrate kinase — translated: MGDNVVDRYFNQKLMFPGGNAVNFAVHAQRSGLSAAYLGVIGTDSDGDLIRSSLQAEGVELTRLRVKEGPNAFATVHMDDDGNNRVWGLCEKGVSMFKLDSADLEYLAGFDLAHTGETSQLDSQLPEIRERVAISFDFSDRSLDYAADVLPYVKVAAFSRSNASDDEVKHVLDTALSAGVELVTVTQGARGATVCHKGNVLFAPAVPVDAVDTLGAGDAFLSRLVCRVLTGASLKDAASDGAQYAAHICGTRGAFGHARTITREIPA
- a CDS encoding SIS domain-containing protein produces the protein MTNYPNLVSPDPEFRSTIEAALTQRERIAEVVKAAAKGARNIFLIGCGGSYNDFSAAAYRCDRSAKIPTFHFNSEEFNRRSPALLSADSVVLVASHNGTTKETIEAARHCRSVGARVIGFTKNETTPLAAECDDVFTYNSDRTILAPKQLLVGMVVTALLRETGAELDYAAIEQAYAAVPAAFEKAIEEAEANLHETAVAFGSEPLTYVLSAGPNQGAGYGFAMCYLMEMQWKHASWFNANEFLHGAFEVVQPDTPVLLFKGEDDTRAIIDRVETFLTKNTQRCRVVDSKDYSLPGVPASVRGEITPLLLSTLSRRLAEHYQAVTGHDLNDRRYMFKTTY
- a CDS encoding LacI family transcriptional regulator, which codes for MKTSERANSQPTVSDVARAAGVSRATAARVLGGYGYAGSEARELVLDAAKRLAYQPNQLARSMATGRTKTIGVVVADIENLYFARAIRAITDTANANGFDVVLANTDENVELERSAVRVMLAKRVDGLIVSPASSVDVDHLVEARNLGCPFVLLDRRVPVLKADTVAIDNFPAAREAVGTFVRSGHKRIALVSNSRFEGGQKYLTSPVRERLEGYKAALHDAGIQNDPKLALFGGGNNEQLAQKLRKLCQSDERPTAFLAVTSAVALVILGVLRDVGLSVPDDVSLICFENADWTVAVTPPLTVIAQPIKELASAVTERLIARLQGDLKSQAKETLLSATLISRGSVSIPQLFESRGRDTGNTPPSTS